The Nomascus leucogenys isolate Asia chromosome 23, Asia_NLE_v1, whole genome shotgun sequence genome includes a window with the following:
- the EMG1 gene encoding ribosomal RNA small subunit methyltransferase NEP1 isoform X3, which translates to MRVGKTYELLNCDKHKSILLKNGRDPGEVRPDIAHQSLLMLMDSPLNRAGLLQVYIHTQKNVLIEVNPQTRIPRTFDRFCGLMVQLLHKLSVRAADGPQKLLKVIKNPVSDHFPVGCMKVGTSFSIPVVSDVRELVPSSDPIVFVVGAFAHGKVSVEYTEKMVSISNYPLSAALTCAKLTTAFEEVWGVI; encoded by the exons ATGAGG GTAGGGAAGACATATGAGCTACTCAACTGTGACAAGCACAAGTCTATATTGTTGAAGAATGGACGGGACCCTGGGGAAGTGCGGCCAGACATCGCCCACCAG AGTTTGCTGATGCTGATGGATAGTCCCCTGAACCGAGCTGGCTTGCTACAGGTTTACATCCATACACAGAAGAATGTTCTGATTGAAGTGAATCCCCAGACCCGAATTCCCAGAACCTTTGACCGCTTTTGTGGCCTCATGG TTCAACTTTTACACAAGCTCAGTGTTCGAGCAGCTGATGGCCCCCAGAAGCTCTTGAAG GTAATTAAGAATCCAGTATCAGATCACTTTCCAGTTGGATGTATGAAAGTTGGCACTTCTTTTTCCATCCCAGTTGTCAGTGATGTGCGTGAGCTGGTGCCCAGCAGTGATCCTATTGTTTTTGTGGTAGGGGCCTTTGCCCATGGCAAG GTCAGTGTGGAGTACACAGAGAAGATGGTGTCCATCAGCAACTATCCCCTTTCTGCTGCCCTCACCTGTGCAAAACTTACCACAGCCTTTGAGGAAGTATGGGGGGTCATTTGA
- the EMG1 gene encoding ribosomal RNA small subunit methyltransferase NEP1 isoform X2 → MAAPSGGFRARERSGGEQAQDWDAVPPKRPRLGAGNKIGGRRLIVVLEGASLETVKVGKTYELLNCDKHKSILLKNGRDPGEVRPDIAHQSLLMLMDSPLNRAGLLQVYIHTQKNVLIEVNPQTRIPRTFDRFCGLMVQLLHKLSVRAADGPQKLLKVSVEYTEKMVSISNYPLSAALTCAKLTTAFEEVWGVI, encoded by the exons ATGGCCGCACCCAGTGGTGGATTCAGGGCTCGTGAACGAAGCGGTGGGGAGCAGGCACAGGACTGGGATGCTGTGCCACCCAAGCGGCCCCGACTAGGGGCAGGAAACAAGATCGGAGGCCGTAGGCTTATTGTGGTGCTGGAAGGGGCCAGTCTGGAGACAGTCAAG GTAGGGAAGACATATGAGCTACTCAACTGTGACAAGCACAAGTCTATATTGTTGAAGAATGGACGGGACCCTGGGGAAGTGCGGCCAGACATCGCCCACCAG AGTTTGCTGATGCTGATGGATAGTCCCCTGAACCGAGCTGGCTTGCTACAGGTTTACATCCATACACAGAAGAATGTTCTGATTGAAGTGAATCCCCAGACCCGAATTCCCAGAACCTTTGACCGCTTTTGTGGCCTCATGG TTCAACTTTTACACAAGCTCAGTGTTCGAGCAGCTGATGGCCCCCAGAAGCTCTTGAAG GTCAGTGTGGAGTACACAGAGAAGATGGTGTCCATCAGCAACTATCCCCTTTCTGCTGCCCTCACCTGTGCAAAACTTACCACAGCCTTTGAGGAAGTATGGGGGGTCATTTGA
- the EMG1 gene encoding ribosomal RNA small subunit methyltransferase NEP1 isoform X1 → MAAPSGGFRARERSGGEQAQDWDAVPPKRPRLGAGNKIGGRRLIVVLEGASLETVKVGKTYELLNCDKHKSILLKNGRDPGEVRPDIAHQSLLMLMDSPLNRAGLLQVYIHTQKNVLIEVNPQTRIPRTFDRFCGLMVQLLHKLSVRAADGPQKLLKVIKNPVSDHFPVGCMKVGTSFSIPVVSDVRELVPSSDPIVFVVGAFAHGKVSVEYTEKMVSISNYPLSAALTCAKLTTAFEEVWGVI, encoded by the exons ATGGCCGCACCCAGTGGTGGATTCAGGGCTCGTGAACGAAGCGGTGGGGAGCAGGCACAGGACTGGGATGCTGTGCCACCCAAGCGGCCCCGACTAGGGGCAGGAAACAAGATCGGAGGCCGTAGGCTTATTGTGGTGCTGGAAGGGGCCAGTCTGGAGACAGTCAAG GTAGGGAAGACATATGAGCTACTCAACTGTGACAAGCACAAGTCTATATTGTTGAAGAATGGACGGGACCCTGGGGAAGTGCGGCCAGACATCGCCCACCAG AGTTTGCTGATGCTGATGGATAGTCCCCTGAACCGAGCTGGCTTGCTACAGGTTTACATCCATACACAGAAGAATGTTCTGATTGAAGTGAATCCCCAGACCCGAATTCCCAGAACCTTTGACCGCTTTTGTGGCCTCATGG TTCAACTTTTACACAAGCTCAGTGTTCGAGCAGCTGATGGCCCCCAGAAGCTCTTGAAG GTAATTAAGAATCCAGTATCAGATCACTTTCCAGTTGGATGTATGAAAGTTGGCACTTCTTTTTCCATCCCAGTTGTCAGTGATGTGCGTGAGCTGGTGCCCAGCAGTGATCCTATTGTTTTTGTGGTAGGGGCCTTTGCCCATGGCAAG GTCAGTGTGGAGTACACAGAGAAGATGGTGTCCATCAGCAACTATCCCCTTTCTGCTGCCCTCACCTGTGCAAAACTTACCACAGCCTTTGAGGAAGTATGGGGGGTCATTTGA
- the PHB2 gene encoding prohibitin-2, with product MAQNLKDLAGRLPAGPRGMGTALKLLLGAGAVAYGVRESVFTVEGGHRAIFFNRIGGVQQDTILAEGLHFRIPWFQYPIIYDIRARPRKISSPTGSKDLQMVNISLRVLSRPNAQELPSMYQRLGLDYEERVLPSIVNEVLKSVVAKFNASQLITQRAQVSLLIRRELTERAKDFSLILDDVAITELSFSREYTAAVEAKQVAQQEAQRAQFLVEKAKQEQRQKIVQAEGEAEAAKMLGEALSKNPGYIKLRKIRAAQNISKTIATSQNRIYLTADNLVLNLQDESFTRGSDSLIKGKK from the exons ATGGCCCAGAACTTGAAGGACTTGGCGGGACGGCTGCCCGCCGGGCCCCGGGGCATGGGCACGGCCCTGAAGCTGTTGCTGGGGGCCGGCGCCGTGGCCTACGGTGTGCGCGAATCCGTGTTCACCG TGGAAGGCGGGCACAGAGCCATCTTCTTCAATCGGATCGGTGGAGTGCAGCAGGACACTATCCTGGCCGAGGGCCTTCACTTCAG GATCCCTTGGTTCCAGTACCCCATTATCTATGACATTCGGGCCAGACCTCGAAAAATCTCCTCCCCTACAGGCTCCAAAG ACCTGCAGATGGTGAATATCTCCCTGCGAGTGTTGTCTCGACCCAATGCTCAGGAGCTTCCTAGCATGTACCAGCGCCTAGGGCTGGACTACGAGGAACGAGTGTTGCCGTCCATTGTCAACGAGGTGCTCAAGAGTGTGGTGGCCAAGTTCAATGCCTCACAGCTGATCACCCAGCGGGCCCAG GTATCCCTGTTGATCCGCCGGGAGCTGACAGAGAGGGCCAAGGACTTCAGCCTCATCCTGGATGATGTGGCCATCACAGAGCTGAGCTTTAGCCGAGAGTACACAGCTGCTGTAGAAGCCAAACAAGTGG CCCAGCAGGAGGCCCAGCGGGCCCAATTCTTGGTAGAAAAAGCGAAGCAGGAACAGCGGCAGAAGATTGTGCAGGCCGAGGGTGAGGCCGAGGCTGCCAAGATG CTTGGAGAAGCACTGAGCAAGAACCCTGGCTACATCAAACTTCGCAAGATTCGAGCAGCCCAGAATATCTCCAAGACG ATCGCCACATCACAGAATCGTATCTATCTCACGGCTGACAACCTTGTACTGAACCTACAGGATGAAAGTTTCACCAG AGGAAG tgaCAGCCTCATCAAGGGTAAGAAATGA